A window from Actimicrobium sp. CCC2.4 encodes these proteins:
- a CDS encoding GNAT family N-acetyltransferase codes for MNYRTQIISSLSTVGQPAWDGLLALQGDANPFLSYAFLDALHETGCASIDSGWQPQFLTLWDDTDALPVLVAAMPLYAKMHSYGEYVFDWAWADAYQRHGLDYYPKLLSSIPFTPVTGGRLLARDDGARAALVEALCAIQVNSQVSSTHVLYPPEAQASQLKEAGFMLRAGVQFHWLNPGYASFDAFLDTLERKKRKNIRAERRKVAEHGIIFRQVAGNDATAADWEFFNRCYAQTYVEHHSTPYLCLDFFLRIGATMGHNILLIIAQRAGVPIAASLVIHDGHTLYGRYWGAIADVPCLHFETAYYQPLEYCIANGLACFEGGAQGEHKMARGFLPQKTWSAHWLAHPSFSDAIERFLERETGGIESYMDELHERNPFRTTNGSEPDKQIDGGPPAQVA; via the coding sequence GTGAATTATCGCACGCAAATCATCTCTTCCCTGAGTACCGTCGGCCAGCCTGCATGGGATGGCTTGCTGGCACTACAGGGCGATGCCAACCCGTTCCTGTCGTATGCATTTCTCGACGCCTTGCATGAGACCGGCTGCGCCTCGATCGACTCCGGCTGGCAGCCACAATTCCTGACGCTATGGGATGACACGGACGCGCTGCCGGTACTGGTTGCCGCAATGCCGCTCTACGCGAAGATGCATTCCTACGGCGAATACGTGTTCGACTGGGCCTGGGCCGATGCCTACCAGCGCCATGGGCTCGACTATTATCCGAAACTGCTGTCATCGATCCCTTTCACGCCGGTCACCGGCGGCCGCCTGCTGGCGCGCGATGACGGTGCGCGAGCGGCGCTGGTCGAGGCTTTATGTGCGATACAAGTCAACAGTCAGGTCTCGTCAACCCATGTGCTGTATCCGCCCGAGGCACAGGCAAGCCAGCTCAAGGAAGCCGGTTTCATGTTGCGGGCAGGTGTGCAGTTTCATTGGCTCAATCCGGGCTATGCCAGCTTTGATGCCTTCCTCGACACGCTGGAGCGCAAGAAGCGCAAGAACATCCGCGCCGAGCGCCGCAAGGTCGCCGAGCATGGCATTATTTTTCGCCAGGTGGCCGGCAACGATGCCACGGCCGCCGACTGGGAGTTTTTCAATCGCTGCTACGCGCAGACCTATGTCGAGCATCATTCGACGCCGTATCTGTGCCTCGACTTCTTCCTGCGCATCGGGGCAACGATGGGACACAACATCCTGCTGATCATCGCCCAACGCGCCGGCGTACCGATCGCGGCATCGCTGGTCATCCACGATGGCCATACGCTGTACGGCCGCTACTGGGGGGCCATTGCCGACGTGCCCTGCCTGCATTTCGAGACCGCGTATTACCAGCCGCTGGAATACTGCATCGCCAACGGACTGGCCTGTTTCGAAGGCGGAGCGCAAGGCGAGCACAAGATGGCGCGTGGCTTCCTGCCGCAAAAAACCTGGTCGGCGCACTGGCTGGCGCATCCCTCGTTTTCGGACGCCATCGAACGCTTTCTGGAACGCGAAACCGGCGGTATCGAGTCCTACATGGACGAACTGCACGAACGTAATCCGTTCCGTACAACAAATGGCTCTGAACCGGACAAGCAGATTGACGGCGGCCCGCCTGCACAGGTAGCGTAA
- a CDS encoding arylesterase codes for MRIESVRNRGLRQWARVAVLVAVAMCTTSAYSASKAVLVLGDSLSAEYGLARGEGWVALLEQRLKESGIDVTLINASISGETTSGGKTRLAALLSKNQPDVVVVELGANDGLRGLALGDTQKNLRDIINASKKSKARVVLVGMQLPPNYGTDYTKRFAAIFPTLAKETRSSLVPFMLDGVVSQPQLFQADRIHPTAQAHPIILDNIWPQLKPLLSK; via the coding sequence ATGCGTATAGAGTCAGTAAGAAATCGGGGATTGAGGCAGTGGGCGCGCGTGGCAGTGTTGGTTGCCGTGGCGATGTGTACAACGAGCGCTTATTCTGCATCAAAAGCAGTGCTTGTGCTCGGTGACAGCCTGTCTGCCGAGTACGGACTGGCGCGTGGCGAAGGCTGGGTTGCGTTGCTCGAACAACGTCTCAAAGAGTCTGGCATCGATGTCACCCTGATCAACGCCAGCATCAGCGGCGAAACCACCAGCGGTGGAAAAACACGCTTGGCGGCCCTGCTAAGCAAGAACCAACCGGACGTCGTTGTCGTCGAACTCGGTGCCAACGATGGCTTGCGCGGGCTGGCTCTCGGCGATACCCAAAAAAACCTGCGCGACATCATCAACGCCTCCAAAAAATCCAAGGCCCGTGTCGTGCTGGTTGGCATGCAGCTGCCGCCGAATTACGGTACCGATTACACCAAGCGCTTTGCAGCGATCTTTCCAACGCTGGCCAAAGAAACCAGATCGTCGCTGGTGCCGTTCATGCTCGATGGCGTGGTCAGTCAGCCGCAGCTGTTCCAGGCCGACCGCATCCATCCGACCGCGCAAGCCCATCCGATCATCCTCGACAACATCTGGCCGCAACTCAAGCCGCTTTTAAGCAAATGA
- a CDS encoding methyltransferase domain-containing protein — protein sequence MLAERDIESCYLGQFIPLHYHHNMLMDQRRMKSFKEAISQVVFPGAKVLELGGGTGVLSFFAAATAEKVWCVEFNPDMVDEARRLLSRNAHGHKIEVVQADAFEYLPPEPVDVVICEMIHVGMLREKQVDVMASFKQRYLARFGGPLPLFVPDAVIMAVQPLQLDYDFEGFNAPIVQFRELTREADDTLEMAGPQVYSTMDFQTDVDPEIRWCGDFMMAHSGTVTSLRFITKNILAVLVDQQTTIDWLNNFMILPLDAPVEVLAGDVLQVSFNYRAGGSLPSLQLTMTASVAARGSDRTLA from the coding sequence ATGCTTGCCGAACGTGACATCGAGAGCTGCTACCTCGGACAATTCATCCCGCTGCACTACCATCACAACATGCTGATGGATCAGCGCCGGATGAAGAGCTTCAAGGAGGCGATCAGCCAGGTCGTCTTTCCCGGCGCGAAAGTCCTGGAGCTGGGTGGCGGCACTGGCGTTCTGTCATTTTTTGCCGCCGCGACGGCAGAAAAAGTCTGGTGCGTCGAATTCAATCCGGACATGGTCGACGAGGCGCGTCGTTTGCTGTCGCGTAACGCCCATGGCCACAAGATCGAGGTGGTTCAGGCAGACGCGTTCGAGTATCTGCCGCCGGAGCCGGTCGATGTCGTGATTTGCGAAATGATCCATGTCGGCATGCTGCGCGAAAAACAGGTCGACGTAATGGCCTCATTCAAGCAGCGCTACCTGGCCCGCTTTGGCGGACCGCTACCCTTGTTTGTGCCGGATGCCGTCATCATGGCGGTGCAGCCCTTGCAGCTGGACTATGACTTCGAGGGTTTCAATGCGCCTATCGTGCAATTTCGCGAGCTGACACGTGAAGCCGATGACACCCTTGAAATGGCCGGACCGCAGGTCTACAGCACGATGGATTTCCAGACTGACGTCGATCCGGAGATCCGCTGGTGCGGCGATTTCATGATGGCGCACAGCGGCACCGTGACTTCGCTGCGCTTCATCACCAAGAACATTCTGGCGGTGCTGGTGGATCAGCAGACCACGATCGACTGGCTTAATAATTTCATGATTTTGCCGCTCGATGCACCGGTCGAGGTTCTCGCCGGCGACGTGCTGCAGGTCAGTTTTAATTACCGCGCCGGTGGGTCGTTGCCGTCGCTGCAATTGACGATGACGGCATCCGTCGCCGCGCGCGGGTCTGACCGGACACTCGCCTGA
- a CDS encoding HDOD domain-containing protein has product MTAVYPAIARIDTTRVREDLLQKIASNPSLPALGSSISQVVQLASSGDEAVRNLAHFVLSDAGLTQKILRLANTVGYRAAAGGQVTTISRAIFMLGFDAVKTSALAMLLVEGMSGKHAQDVRAELAQALCASIVGRELARRSHFKDSEEAAVAALFKNMGRLLVASHDHALYKEILVLMGADKLSAGRASMACMGCSFEALAEVVLHDWQIPDSIVKALAPLPSGPVKVAKSRPEWLQQVAAFSTSAASLIFQQRDPAGDTASRLLLEQFGPALGLDQAAMVALYKTVTEQSHALIDANVCTPVPAARPAAVLSDSILPADIMMHAGPELEMSAETCHPSGKPHNSRDLLLAGVKDVTEMMASGRCKVNDLMLLVLETLHHSLGFRFATICVRDPRSGQYRARLSLGNLPVSARSDFLFSLSDGRDLFGLALANDADLLISDASAANIAALIPAWHRSLLPDARSFIVLPLLITGKSFGLVYADRIHVAPEGVPPDETALIKMLKGQVITALTPH; this is encoded by the coding sequence ATGACCGCTGTTTATCCTGCTATTGCCCGTATCGACACGACCCGGGTTCGTGAAGACCTATTGCAAAAGATCGCCAGTAACCCTAGCTTGCCGGCACTCGGAAGCTCCATTTCGCAAGTCGTCCAGCTGGCGTCTTCCGGCGATGAAGCGGTGCGTAACCTGGCCCATTTCGTGTTGTCCGATGCGGGGCTGACCCAGAAGATACTGCGCCTTGCCAATACGGTCGGGTATCGCGCCGCGGCCGGCGGGCAGGTGACGACGATCTCGCGGGCGATTTTTATGCTCGGCTTCGATGCCGTCAAAACCAGTGCGCTGGCGATGCTGCTGGTCGAAGGCATGTCCGGCAAACATGCACAGGATGTGCGTGCCGAACTGGCGCAGGCCCTGTGCGCCAGCATCGTCGGCCGCGAATTGGCGCGACGCAGTCATTTCAAGGATTCCGAAGAAGCCGCCGTTGCCGCCCTGTTCAAGAACATGGGCCGCTTGCTGGTGGCGTCGCACGACCACGCGTTGTACAAGGAGATCCTTGTGCTGATGGGTGCCGATAAGCTGTCGGCGGGTCGGGCATCGATGGCCTGCATGGGGTGCAGTTTTGAAGCGCTGGCCGAAGTCGTGCTGCACGATTGGCAGATACCGGACAGCATCGTCAAGGCGCTGGCACCGTTACCATCCGGTCCGGTGAAAGTCGCAAAAAGCCGGCCTGAATGGTTGCAACAAGTGGCTGCGTTCAGCACTAGCGCTGCGTCGTTGATTTTCCAGCAGCGTGATCCGGCCGGCGACACGGCCAGTCGCCTGTTGCTGGAACAGTTCGGCCCGGCGCTGGGACTGGATCAGGCCGCGATGGTGGCGTTGTACAAAACGGTCACAGAGCAGAGCCACGCACTGATCGACGCGAATGTCTGCACGCCAGTACCCGCAGCGCGACCTGCCGCCGTGCTGTCAGACTCGATACTGCCGGCCGACATCATGATGCACGCCGGGCCGGAACTGGAGATGTCCGCCGAGACCTGTCACCCCAGCGGAAAGCCGCACAATTCACGGGACTTGTTGCTCGCTGGCGTGAAAGATGTGACCGAAATGATGGCGTCGGGCCGCTGCAAGGTTAATGATCTGATGCTGCTGGTGCTGGAGACGCTGCACCACAGTCTGGGTTTCCGTTTCGCGACCATCTGCGTGCGCGACCCGCGCAGCGGTCAATACCGCGCGCGTTTATCGCTGGGAAATTTGCCGGTGTCGGCCCGGTCCGACTTCCTGTTTTCACTCAGTGATGGCCGTGATCTGTTTGGTCTGGCACTGGCTAATGATGCTGATTTACTGATTTCCGATGCCAGCGCAGCCAACATTGCCGCTCTTATTCCTGCCTGGCATCGCAGTTTGTTGCCGGATGCCCGCAGCTTCATTGTCTTGCCCTTGCTGATCACGGGAAAGTCATTCGGCCTGGTCTATGCCGACCGGATCCATGTTGCGCCGGAGGGGGTTCCTCCGGACGAAACTGCGTTGATCAAGATGCTCAAGGGACAGGTCATCACCGCATTGACGCCGCACTGA
- the cls gene encoding cardiolipin synthase has product MATARSLLVDLFACASVLTLSACASLPSVHYLDPALTAPRTVSIENSRGNNLSQANVKAMLDRRLRHSDVDLQARAALEEAATGSPLIAGNQVTLLYDGPQTMTAMMAAIKDAKNSINLETYIFDQDELGLRFADLLIAKQIEGVTVNILYDSIGTINTPREFFERMRLAGIRLLEFNPVNPLARSGSWEPNNRDHRKILVVDGRIGFTGGVNISNTYSRSSLFRSKSRAGQQTGWRDTHIRIEGPAVAALQMVFIDGWESQHAGELIDRNYFPRLAPAGERIVRVLASSPDSNHAIYRAYVMAMQQATTSIHLTAAYFVPDVQIVEALKNAAARGVDVKLVLSGATDSGLVRHAGQSFYAQLLAAGVKLYQLKVSVLHAKTAVIDGVWSTVGSTNLDTRSFLHNNEINVIVLGDEFGASMESAFAEDLRGSTEVTIESWGQRPLSDRIKEFAARTLEYWL; this is encoded by the coding sequence ATGGCTACCGCGCGCTCCTTGCTTGTCGACCTTTTCGCCTGCGCAAGCGTGCTGACGCTCAGCGCTTGTGCCAGCCTGCCCAGCGTGCACTACCTCGATCCGGCACTGACTGCGCCGCGCACCGTCAGCATCGAGAATTCGCGCGGCAACAATCTTTCGCAAGCCAATGTCAAGGCGATGCTGGACCGGCGCCTGCGTCATTCCGATGTCGACCTGCAAGCCAGGGCGGCGCTCGAAGAAGCCGCCACCGGCAGTCCGCTCATCGCCGGCAACCAGGTGACGCTGCTGTATGACGGCCCGCAAACAATGACGGCCATGATGGCCGCCATCAAAGATGCGAAGAACAGCATCAACCTCGAAACCTATATCTTTGATCAGGATGAGCTAGGCCTGCGATTTGCCGACCTGCTGATCGCCAAGCAGATCGAAGGCGTGACCGTCAACATCCTGTACGACAGCATCGGCACGATCAACACACCCCGGGAATTTTTTGAACGGATGCGGCTGGCGGGCATCCGTCTGCTGGAATTTAACCCTGTCAATCCGCTGGCGCGATCCGGCAGCTGGGAACCCAACAACCGCGATCATCGCAAGATACTGGTGGTCGATGGCCGGATAGGCTTCACCGGCGGTGTCAACATCAGCAACACCTATTCGCGCAGCTCCCTGTTTCGCTCGAAATCGCGTGCCGGTCAGCAAACCGGCTGGCGCGACACGCATATCCGTATCGAAGGACCGGCCGTGGCAGCGCTGCAGATGGTGTTCATTGACGGGTGGGAAAGTCAGCATGCCGGCGAACTGATTGACCGGAATTATTTTCCACGATTGGCCCCGGCCGGCGAGCGCATCGTGCGGGTACTGGCCAGTAGCCCCGACAGCAATCATGCGATTTACCGCGCCTATGTCATGGCGATGCAGCAAGCCACGACATCGATCCATCTGACGGCGGCCTATTTTGTTCCGGACGTACAGATTGTCGAAGCGCTCAAAAATGCGGCGGCACGCGGCGTTGATGTCAAGCTGGTCTTGTCGGGCGCGACCGATAGCGGGCTGGTGCGCCATGCGGGGCAGTCGTTTTATGCGCAATTACTGGCAGCGGGCGTCAAGCTTTATCAGCTCAAGGTGTCGGTACTGCATGCCAAGACTGCGGTCATCGACGGCGTCTGGTCGACGGTTGGCTCGACCAATCTCGATACCCGCAGCTTTCTGCATAACAATGAAATCAATGTGATCGTGCTGGGCGACGAATTTGGCGCGAGCATGGAAAGCGCTTTTGCGGAGGACTTGCGCGGTTCGACAGAAGTGACCATCGAGAGTTGGGGACAGCGGCCCTTGTCGGACCGGATCAAGGAGTTTGCAGCGCGGACGCTGGAGTACTGGTTGTGA
- a CDS encoding NAD+ synthase has translation MTVKVAIAQINSTVGDLSGNRARIFAFAERAAGQGADIVITPEMSLVGYPPEDLLLRDAFYAQSAEQVAGLAADLAVFAGLHVLVGLPLLKDGVRFNAVVVLADGRIVATYCKSELPNDAVFDEKRYFSSGDQACVLTIKGVTFGINICEDTWFDRAPALARAAGAQVLLVPNGSPYHMNKLHLRYDIMRANVCAQGLSLVYVNLVGGQDELIFDGNSFVMDQSGQLQAQLSHVDEDLQLVEFDGATPLPGKFAPRLSVEAQVYQALVLGVRDYIGKNGFPGVLLGLSGGVDSALTLAVAVDALGADKVRTVMMPSPYTAEISWIDSRDMAQRTGVRYDEIAIGNCFDAFLATLADDFAGLPLDATEENIQARIRGTILMALSNKHGAIVLTTGNKSEMAVGYCTLYGDMAGGFAVLKDIAKTLVYRLCAYRNAISPVIPERILTRAPSAELRPDQTDQDSLPPYEVLDGIMQLFMEENRSVDDVIAAGFQAEDVRRITHLIKINEYKRRQSPVGIRVTHRAFGRDWRYPITSTFRG, from the coding sequence ATGACAGTCAAAGTTGCCATCGCACAAATTAACAGTACCGTCGGCGACCTCAGCGGCAATCGCGCAAGAATTTTTGCGTTTGCCGAACGTGCGGCCGGACAGGGTGCCGATATCGTTATCACGCCAGAAATGTCGCTGGTTGGTTATCCGCCTGAAGATCTGTTACTGCGCGATGCATTTTACGCACAATCGGCTGAGCAAGTCGCCGGGCTGGCTGCCGACCTGGCGGTGTTCGCCGGACTGCATGTGCTGGTCGGATTGCCGCTGCTGAAAGACGGCGTACGGTTCAATGCCGTCGTCGTGCTTGCCGATGGCCGGATCGTAGCGACTTACTGCAAGTCGGAACTGCCCAACGATGCGGTGTTCGACGAGAAACGGTATTTTTCCAGCGGCGATCAAGCCTGTGTCCTGACAATCAAGGGCGTGACTTTCGGCATCAATATTTGCGAAGATACCTGGTTCGATCGGGCCCCGGCCCTGGCTCGCGCCGCTGGTGCACAAGTGCTGCTGGTGCCGAATGGCTCGCCGTATCACATGAACAAGCTGCACTTGCGCTACGACATCATGCGCGCCAATGTCTGTGCGCAGGGACTGTCGCTGGTGTACGTCAATCTGGTTGGCGGCCAGGACGAGCTGATCTTTGATGGCAATTCGTTCGTGATGGACCAGAGCGGCCAGCTGCAAGCGCAGCTCAGCCATGTCGACGAAGACCTGCAACTCGTCGAGTTCGACGGCGCCACGCCATTACCTGGCAAGTTCGCACCTCGCTTGTCGGTCGAGGCGCAGGTGTATCAGGCACTGGTTCTCGGAGTGCGCGATTACATAGGCAAAAATGGTTTTCCGGGGGTGCTGCTGGGCTTGTCGGGTGGTGTCGATTCGGCACTGACGCTGGCCGTTGCGGTCGATGCGCTCGGTGCCGACAAGGTGCGTACCGTCATGATGCCGTCGCCGTACACGGCAGAAATCTCCTGGATCGATTCGCGCGACATGGCGCAGCGCACCGGCGTGCGCTACGATGAAATTGCCATCGGCAACTGCTTTGATGCCTTCCTTGCCACGCTCGCTGACGACTTCGCCGGATTACCGCTGGATGCCACCGAAGAAAATATCCAGGCGCGCATCCGCGGCACGATTCTGATGGCGCTGTCGAACAAGCACGGAGCGATCGTCCTGACTACCGGCAACAAGAGCGAAATGGCGGTCGGTTATTGCACGCTGTACGGCGACATGGCCGGCGGTTTTGCGGTGCTCAAGGACATCGCCAAGACGCTGGTCTACCGGCTCTGTGCGTACCGTAATGCGATTTCTCCGGTGATTCCCGAGCGCATCCTGACCCGCGCACCGTCGGCCGAATTGCGGCCCGACCAGACCGACCAGGATTCGCTGCCGCCGTACGAGGTACTCGACGGTATCATGCAGCTGTTCATGGAAGAAAATCGCAGCGTCGACGACGTTATCGCCGCCGGTTTTCAGGCCGAAGATGTCCGCCGCATCACGCATTTAATCAAAATCAACGAATACAAGCGCCGCCAATCGCCGGTCGGTATCCGCGTCACGCACCGTGCGTTCGGGCGCGACTGGCGCTATCCGATCACCTCGACATTTCGCGGCTAG
- a CDS encoding EamA family transporter, whose translation MQPTDILLALAVVIIWGSNFVVIKLGLQGLPPILFTTLRFLFAALPLVFFVKRPALPFRLLAGFALFQFALQFTLLYSGIELGFPPGLASLVIQLQVFFTIGLAVLLLGERPHLPQIAGALIALAGMVLVASQLDAKPTVIGFLMVIAAGISWATANIFSKQMGKVNAIELVVWASLLAVPPLVVASLLIEGFDAWVKAANQLNWTSAGAILFQSYPNTLLGFAIWSILMRKYPTSTIAPFALLVPVTGMLSATILLGEPMQWWKIVAGAMVLGGLGVNLFGGRAVRWLKLQIP comes from the coding sequence ATGCAACCCACCGATATCCTGCTTGCCCTTGCCGTCGTCATCATCTGGGGATCGAACTTCGTCGTCATCAAGCTCGGCCTGCAAGGCTTGCCGCCCATTCTGTTCACGACGCTGCGTTTTCTGTTCGCGGCACTGCCGCTGGTGTTTTTTGTCAAACGACCGGCACTGCCGTTTCGTTTGCTGGCGGGCTTCGCGCTGTTCCAGTTCGCGCTTCAGTTCACCTTGCTGTACTCGGGGATCGAGCTGGGTTTCCCGCCGGGACTGGCGTCGCTGGTCATCCAGCTGCAAGTCTTTTTCACGATCGGTCTGGCGGTCCTGCTGCTCGGCGAGCGACCGCACTTGCCGCAAATCGCCGGTGCCCTGATTGCGCTGGCCGGCATGGTCCTGGTGGCATCGCAGCTCGATGCGAAACCGACCGTGATCGGTTTCTTGATGGTGATTGCCGCCGGAATATCGTGGGCTACGGCGAACATTTTTTCAAAGCAGATGGGCAAGGTCAATGCCATTGAACTGGTGGTCTGGGCCTCGCTGCTGGCGGTACCACCACTGGTCGTCGCTTCGCTGCTGATCGAAGGGTTCGATGCCTGGGTCAAGGCGGCTAACCAGTTGAACTGGACCTCGGCCGGCGCCATCCTATTCCAGTCGTATCCGAACACGCTGCTCGGCTTCGCCATCTGGTCGATCCTGATGCGCAAATATCCGACCTCGACGATCGCCCCGTTTGCCTTGCTGGTGCCGGTCACCGGCATGCTCAGCGCGACCATCCTGCTGGGCGAACCGATGCAGTGGTGGAAGATCGTCGCCGGCGCAATGGTGCTGGGTGGTCTGGGCGTCAACCTGTTCGGCGGTCGCGCCGTGCGGTGGCTGAAGCTGCAAATACCTTGA
- the mnmH gene encoding tRNA 2-selenouridine(34) synthase MnmH, which translates to MKYPALLPFAELLPRLAEFDAIIDVRSPGEFAEDHLPGAINCPVLDDAERIRIGTMYKQINAFEAKKVGAALVARNIGTHIETVFADKPKDWQPLVYCWRGGNRSGALAHILAKIGWPAIQLDGGYREFRRHVNTSLPELAARFSYRVVCGTTGSGKSRLLQTLAARGAQVLDLEQLAEHRGSVLGGWPSAPQPSQKMFETRLWQALSAFDPAREVFVESESKKVGNVRVPEQLMERIRASPCIALGLSQPHRVQLLMQEYDNFVDAPETLAAQLECLVTMYGKERIGVWQAMAREGKLPLLVDELLVQHYDPAYLKSIERNFSQYTQAFALELPDISPEAFDAAARQLHPA; encoded by the coding sequence ATGAAGTATCCTGCCCTGCTCCCCTTTGCTGAACTGCTGCCGCGACTGGCCGAATTCGATGCCATCATCGATGTCCGCAGTCCCGGTGAATTTGCCGAAGACCATTTGCCCGGCGCGATCAATTGTCCGGTCCTCGATGACGCCGAGCGCATCCGCATCGGCACCATGTACAAACAGATCAATGCGTTCGAGGCCAAGAAAGTCGGTGCCGCGCTGGTCGCCCGCAATATCGGCACGCACATCGAGACCGTCTTTGCCGACAAGCCGAAAGACTGGCAACCGCTGGTCTATTGCTGGCGTGGTGGAAACCGCAGCGGTGCGCTGGCACACATCCTGGCCAAGATCGGCTGGCCGGCGATCCAGCTCGATGGCGGCTACCGGGAATTCCGCCGGCATGTCAACACCAGCCTGCCGGAACTGGCGGCACGGTTTTCCTATCGGGTCGTTTGCGGCACCACCGGCAGTGGCAAGAGCCGCTTGCTGCAGACACTGGCCGCCCGTGGCGCGCAAGTACTTGATCTGGAGCAGCTGGCCGAACACCGTGGCTCGGTCCTCGGTGGCTGGCCCAGCGCACCGCAACCCAGCCAGAAAATGTTCGAAACCCGGCTGTGGCAGGCGCTCAGCGCCTTCGACCCGGCGCGCGAGGTCTTCGTTGAATCCGAAAGCAAGAAGGTCGGCAATGTGCGTGTGCCGGAGCAGTTGATGGAGCGCATCCGTGCGTCGCCCTGCATCGCGCTGGGATTATCGCAACCTCATCGGGTGCAATTGCTGATGCAGGAATATGACAACTTCGTTGATGCGCCCGAGACGCTGGCGGCCCAACTCGAATGCCTGGTGACGATGTATGGCAAGGAGCGCATCGGCGTCTGGCAGGCAATGGCGCGCGAGGGCAAGTTGCCGTTGCTGGTCGATGAATTGCTGGTCCAGCATTACGATCCGGCCTATCTGAAATCGATAGAGCGCAACTTCAGCCAGTACACGCAAGCCTTTGCGCTGGAATTGCCGGATATCTCGCCGGAGGCATTTGACGCGGCGGCGCGGCAGTTGCATCCGGCCTGA
- a CDS encoding serine/threonine-protein kinase, whose translation MSLSDTARPPMPSRHRIGRYHLTRELGRGTLSTVYLGHDPVIDRAVAIKALHHAPASPGRRRQESQLINEARATGRLSHPHIVTIFEASSEGPDTYIAMEYLKGSALSTLLAAGHRFEFDAIATICWKLADALDHAHHHDVVHRDIKPANIFLVGDHQPKLVDFGIARVPDRAGSSDNPETLFCHNLLGTPNYMSPEQASGQQVDHRTDLYSLGVVMYQMLTGQTPFQAVETAALLQLIASATPARPHALNTSIPRTLSRIAMKAMHKQADKRYQDAGELARDLKRYLVYGKRTRRRLRMGLSESGDGTTHRRTRLLQSALLASCAALTGAVAVLLLR comes from the coding sequence ATGAGCCTGTCCGATACCGCGCGCCCGCCAATGCCATCCCGTCACCGGATCGGCCGCTACCACCTCACCCGTGAACTGGGGCGCGGAACACTGAGCACCGTGTATCTCGGTCATGATCCGGTCATCGATCGTGCCGTGGCGATCAAGGCACTCCATCACGCACCGGCCTCGCCCGGCCGCCGCAGACAGGAAAGCCAGCTGATCAATGAAGCGCGTGCCACGGGCAGGCTGTCGCATCCGCACATCGTGACCATCTTCGAAGCCTCCAGCGAGGGTCCGGATACCTACATCGCCATGGAGTATCTGAAGGGCAGCGCGCTGAGCACCCTGCTGGCAGCCGGCCACCGCTTCGAATTCGACGCGATTGCCACCATCTGCTGGAAACTGGCTGATGCCCTCGACCACGCCCATCACCACGATGTCGTGCATAGGGACATCAAGCCAGCCAACATTTTTCTGGTCGGCGATCATCAGCCCAAACTGGTCGATTTTGGTATTGCACGGGTACCGGACCGGGCTGGTTCCAGCGACAATCCCGAGACACTGTTTTGCCACAATCTGCTCGGCACGCCGAATTACATGTCGCCCGAACAGGCCAGCGGTCAGCAGGTCGACCACCGCACCGATCTGTATTCGCTGGGTGTCGTCATGTACCAGATGCTGACCGGACAGACACCTTTTCAGGCCGTCGAGACTGCCGCGCTGTTGCAGCTCATTGCCAGCGCCACGCCAGCCCGGCCGCACGCGCTCAATACGTCAATACCGAGAACATTGTCGCGCATCGCCATGAAGGCCATGCACAAGCAGGCAGACAAGCGCTATCAGGATGCCGGCGAACTGGCCCGCGATCTCAAGCGCTACCTGGTCTATGGCAAACGCACGCGGCGACGACTACGCATGGGGCTGAGCGAGTCGGGCGATGGCACGACCCACCGGCGCACGCGACTACTGCAAAGCGCGCTGCTGGCGTCCTGCGCGGCGCTGACCGGCGCGGTAGCAGTGCTGCTATTGCGCTAA
- a CDS encoding P-II family nitrogen regulator, whose translation MKQITAIIKPFKLDEVREALAEVGVTGLTVTEVKGFGRQKGHTELYRGAEYVVDFLPKVKVEAIVDDGAMEAAVDAIIKAARTGKIGDGKIFVQNVEQVVRIRTGETGSDAV comes from the coding sequence ATGAAACAGATTACCGCCATCATCAAGCCATTCAAGCTCGACGAAGTGCGCGAAGCGCTTGCCGAGGTCGGTGTTACCGGCCTGACCGTGACCGAAGTCAAGGGTTTCGGCCGGCAAAAAGGCCATACCGAGTTGTATCGCGGTGCAGAGTACGTGGTCGATTTTCTGCCCAAGGTAAAAGTCGAGGCAATTGTCGATGACGGCGCCATGGAAGCGGCGGTTGATGCGATCATCAAGGCAGCGCGCACGGGCAAGATTGGCGACGGCAAAATCTTTGTCCAGAATGTCGAGCAGGTAGTGCGTATCCGTACCGGCGAAACCGGCTCGGACGCGGTCTAA